CTTCTCGCTGCACTTCGACGATGCGCAATGGGCCGTCACACCGGGGCAGTCCGCCGTGCTCTACGATGGCGACATTTGTCTCGGCGGCGGCATCATCGAACACGCGGCAACCGCGCAGCCTCAGCCGGCCACGCAAGCACCGCACGACGCGGCGCTTGCCGCGCGCTGACCACGCTCCACGCCCTCACCCCGCGGCGGATTCCGTTCGCATGGCGACGAACGATCCCGCCGCGGCGCATTCATAGCAACGGAGTCCCCATGTTTTCTCGACGTTATCTGGCCATGTGGTGCGCGGTGCTCGCGAGCGCTGCCTGCGCGGCGCTCGCGAGCCGGTCGCTCATTTCGTGGTTCTGGCTGATCGTGCCCGCGCTCTTCGTCGCGCTCGGCGCGTGGGACCTCACGCAAAAGCGGCACGCCATCTTGCGCAACTATCCGCTGTGGGGGCACTTGCGCTTCCTGTTCGAGTTCATCCGGCCCGAGATCCGTCAGTATTTCGTCGAAGGCGATACCGATGAAAAGCCGTTTTCCCGTGTGCAACGCAGCATCGTCTATCAACGCGCGAAAAACGAAACCGACAGCCGTCCTTACGGCACCGAAGTCGATGTGAAAGCGGTCGGCCACGAATGGATCAGCCACTCGCTCGCGCCGACGCAGCTCGACGATCACGACTTCCGCATCACGGTCGGCGAGACGCGCGAGCAGCCGTATTCGATGTCGATCTTCAACGTCTCGGCGATGAGCTTCGGCTCGCTGTCGGCCAACGCGATCCGCGCGCTCAATCTCGGCGCGAAGAAAGGCGGCTTCGCGCACGACACCGGCGAAGGCTCGATGTCGAAATATCACCGCGAGCACGGCGGCGACATCATCTGGGAGATCGCCTCCGGCTACTTCGGCTGCCGCAACGACGACGGCACTTTCAACGCCGACAAGTTCGCGAAGCAGGCGCGCGACCCGCAGGTGAAGATGATCGAGATCAAGCTGTCGCAGGGCGCAAAGCCCGGCCACGGCGGCGTGCTGCCGGCCGCGAAGATCACGCCGGAAATCGCCGAGACGCGCGGTGTGCCGATGGGCCGCGATTGCGTGTCGCCGGCGTCGCACTCGGAGTTCTCGACGCCGCGCGAACTGCTCGAATTCGTCGAACGGCTCCGCAAGCTGTCGGGCGGCAAGCCGACCGGCTTCAAGCTGTGCATCGGGCATCCGTGGGAGTTCTTCGGCATTGCGAAGGCGATGCTGGAAACGGGCATCCTGCCGGACTTTATCGTCGTCGACGGCGCGGAAGGCGGCACCGGCGCGGCGCCGCTCGAGTTCACCGATCATATCGGCGTGCCGCTGCAGGAAGGGTTGCTGCTCGTGCGCAATACGCTCGTCGGCATCGGGCTGCGCCACAAGATCCGGATCGGCGCGAGCGGCAAGATGATCACCGCATTCGATATCGCGAAGACGCTCGCGATCGGCGCGGACTGGGTCAATGCCGCGCGCGGCTTCATGTTCGCGGTCGGCTGCATTCAGGCGCAAACGTGCCACACGGGCCGCTGCCCTACCGGCGTCGCGACGCAGGATCCGGTGCGCCAGCGCGCGCTGATCGTCTCCGACAAGTCCGATCGCGTGTTCAACTATCACCACAACACGCTGCACGCGCTAAAGGAAATCGTGCAGGCCGCCGGATTGCGGCACCCCGCGGATCTGCGGCCGCATCATATCGTGCGGCGCGTGTCGTCGTACGAGGTGCGGCTGATGTGCGATCTGCTCAAGTACCTCGAGCCGGACGACCTGCTCAACGGCACGTACCGCTATACGCTGTACGAGAAATGGTGGCCGGTCGCGACGAGCGATTCGTTCACGCCGGAAGTGACGAGTGTGGCGGCCTGAAGGCAAAAAGCCGCAAATAGCGGCGGACAGCGTCGGAAGGCGGCGTGCGTCGCCGACCCAGGGCGCCGCTTACTCGGTCAGCACCGTATCGATGAACGACTGCCGCTGCGACAGTTTCTGGTAATGCTTGTCCAGATTCGGATGCAGCTCGCGCCAGTTCAGCTCCGGCATTCTGAAATCGATGTAGCTGAGCGCGCAGCCGACTGAAATATCGGCCAGCGTGTAGTGGTTGCCGGTGCACCAGGTCTTGCTGCCGAGGCCTTGCGACATCGCGACGAGGCCTTCATCGACCTTGCGGCGCTGGCGCTCCACCCAGTTCTCGCTGCGCTGCTCCGGCGTGCGCAGCACGCCTTCGAGGCGCGCGAGCACGGCGGCATCCATGACGCCATCCGCGAGCGCCTCCCAGCAGCGCACCTCGATGCGCTCGCGCCCCGGTTGCGGAATCAGCTTGCCGACCGGCGACAGCGTGTCGACGTATTCGCAGATCACGCGCGAATCGAACACGGCCTCGCCGTCTTCCATGACGAGGCACGGCACCTTGCCGATCGGGTTGAACGTGTGAATGGTCGTCTCGTCGGACCACGGGTTCTCAAGCACCAGCTTGTAGTCGATCTTTTTTTCCGCGAGCACGATCCGCGCTTTGCGCACGAACGGGCTCGTCAGCGAACCGATGAGTTTCATCACTTCTTCTGCCTCTTCTCGTCTTCTTGATTGGCCGAAAGTATACGTGGAAAGGCGGCGTTTCAAGGGCTGCGGCCCGATCCTGCAAGCGGCGCCGCGGCTGCCTGTGGGCGGATTGCAACAATATGGCGCATAAGGCGCAGCACATTGCCATTTCTTATTGGGCGCTACAATCGCACGATGAACCTGCCGACCGAATCCTCCATCGATCCGAAAGCGGCCGTCGCCGTCTACCGCCAGCGGCGCGAGCGCGTGCTTGCCGCGCTGCGGGCGGCGGGCGGCGGCGTCGCGATCGTGCCGACCGCGCCCGAAGTGCTGCGCAACCGCGACGCCGACTACCCGTACCGGCACGACAGCTATTTCTACTATCTGACCGGCTTCACCGAACCCGAGGCGCTGCTCGTGCTCGACGCGAGCGCGGCGCCCGATGCGCCGGCGTCGATCCTGTTCTGCCGCGAGAAGAACGCCGAGCGCGAGACGTGGGAAGGCTTTCGCTACGGGCCGGAAGGCGCGCGCGATGCGTTCGGCTTCGACGCCGCGTTTGCGTTCGACGAACTCGGCACGCATGTGCCGCGCATCATCGCGGACAAGCCGGCGCTGCACTACGCCCTCGGCGTATCGCCCGAGCTCGACGCGCAGGTGCGTCAATGGCTCGATGCGGTGCGCGCGCAGTCGCGCAGCGGCGTCGTGGCGCCGACCGCGGTGCATGACCTGCTGCCGGTGCTCGACGAGATGCGTCTGTTCAAGGACAGTCACGAGCTTGCCGTGATGCGCCGCGCCGCGCAGATTTCGGCGCTCGCGCATCGCCGCACGATGGCCGCGTGCCGGCCGGGCATGCGCGAATACGAACTCGAAGCCGAATTGCTGTACACGTTTCGCAAGTACGGTGCACAAGCGCCAGCGTACGGGTCGATCGTCGCGGCGGGCGCAAACGCCTGCGTGCTGCACTATCCGGCCGGCAACGCGATCGCGCGCGACGGCGAGCTGATCCTGATCGATGCCGCATGCGAACTCGACGGCTACGCATCCGACATCACGCGCACCTTCCCGGCCAACGGCCGTTTCAGCGCAGCGCAGCGCGAGTTGTACGACATCGTGCTCGCCGCGCAGCAGGCGGCGATCGACGCGACGCGCGCCGGCGTCAGCTTCGATGCGCCGCATGAAGCCGCGGTGCGCGTGCTTGCGCAGGGTCTGCTCGATACCCGCATTCTCGGGCGCGATCGGTATGCGACGGTCGACGATGTGATCGAGCAGCGCGCGTATGCGCGGTTTTATATGCATCGGACCGGGCATTGGCTGGGCATGGATGTGCATGATTGCGGCGATTATCGGGAACGAAGCGGGGAAAAGAGCGGTGAAAGAAACGGGGAAAGAGATGCGAAAAAAAGCGGCGATGCGAGTGCAACGCCGGATGGCCGGAAGATGCCGCCGTGGCGCACGCTCGCGCCGTCGATGACGCTCACGATCGAACCCGGTCTCTATGTTCGCGCCGCCGAAGACGTGCCGGAAAAGTACTGGAACATCGGGATTCGCATCGAAGACGACGCCGTCGTCACCGCGACCGGCTGTGAGCTGCTCACGCGCGACGTGCCGGTCGACGCCGACGAAATCGAAGCGTTGATGCGCGACGCACAGGCGGCTCAGGACATTGCGCTTGCCGCGCCCGGTGCGGCATGAGCGCGGCGCCGTTCGACTTCGACGTGACGATTGTCGGCGCGGGCCCGGTCGGGCTTGCGCTCGCGGGCTGGCTCGCACGACGCAGCGCGACGCGCGCGCTGTCGATCGCGCTGATCGATGCGCGCGAGCCCGAGGATGCCGCATCCGACCCACGCTCGATCGCCGTATCGCAAGGCAGCCGGATGATCCTCGAGCCACTGCGCTGGCCCGCCGAGGCGACCGCGATTCATCGCATTCACGTCTCGCAGCGTGGACATTTCGGCCGGACACTGATCGACCATGCCGAGCACGGCCTGCCGGCGCTCGGTTACGTGCTGCGCTACGGCTCGATCGTGCACGCGCTCGCGCAGGTCGTGCAGACAACCTCCGTGCACTGGTTCAAATCGACGACCGCGCAGCCGCCCGTGCAGGAAGACGACGGCGTCACGCTGCACATCGAAAGCGCCGGCCCCGCCCACGTATCGCGCACGCTGCGCACGCGGCTGCTGGTCAATGCCGAAGGCGGACTGTTCCACGAACAGCAGGCGCCTCGCCGCGGCGGCACGCGCGACTACGGCCAGACGGCGCTTGTCGGCACGGTGACCGTATCGGCGCCGCAGCCGCACGTCGCGTGGGAGCGCTTCACATCGCAAGGGCCGATCGCGCTACTGCCGGTCGGCGGCGTGCGCGGTGCGGACTATGCGCTCGTCTGGTGC
The nucleotide sequence above comes from Paraburkholderia sp. SOS3. Encoded proteins:
- a CDS encoding FMN-binding glutamate synthase family protein, which codes for MFSRRYLAMWCAVLASAACAALASRSLISWFWLIVPALFVALGAWDLTQKRHAILRNYPLWGHLRFLFEFIRPEIRQYFVEGDTDEKPFSRVQRSIVYQRAKNETDSRPYGTEVDVKAVGHEWISHSLAPTQLDDHDFRITVGETREQPYSMSIFNVSAMSFGSLSANAIRALNLGAKKGGFAHDTGEGSMSKYHREHGGDIIWEIASGYFGCRNDDGTFNADKFAKQARDPQVKMIEIKLSQGAKPGHGGVLPAAKITPEIAETRGVPMGRDCVSPASHSEFSTPRELLEFVERLRKLSGGKPTGFKLCIGHPWEFFGIAKAMLETGILPDFIVVDGAEGGTGAAPLEFTDHIGVPLQEGLLLVRNTLVGIGLRHKIRIGASGKMITAFDIAKTLAIGADWVNAARGFMFAVGCIQAQTCHTGRCPTGVATQDPVRQRALIVSDKSDRVFNYHHNTLHALKEIVQAAGLRHPADLRPHHIVRRVSSYEVRLMCDLLKYLEPDDLLNGTYRYTLYEKWWPVATSDSFTPEVTSVAA
- a CDS encoding glutathione S-transferase N-terminal domain-containing protein, which produces MKLIGSLTSPFVRKARIVLAEKKIDYKLVLENPWSDETTIHTFNPIGKVPCLVMEDGEAVFDSRVICEYVDTLSPVGKLIPQPGRERIEVRCWEALADGVMDAAVLARLEGVLRTPEQRSENWVERQRRKVDEGLVAMSQGLGSKTWCTGNHYTLADISVGCALSYIDFRMPELNWRELHPNLDKHYQKLSQRQSFIDTVLTE
- a CDS encoding aminopeptidase P N-terminal domain-containing protein codes for the protein MNLPTESSIDPKAAVAVYRQRRERVLAALRAAGGGVAIVPTAPEVLRNRDADYPYRHDSYFYYLTGFTEPEALLVLDASAAPDAPASILFCREKNAERETWEGFRYGPEGARDAFGFDAAFAFDELGTHVPRIIADKPALHYALGVSPELDAQVRQWLDAVRAQSRSGVVAPTAVHDLLPVLDEMRLFKDSHELAVMRRAAQISALAHRRTMAACRPGMREYELEAELLYTFRKYGAQAPAYGSIVAAGANACVLHYPAGNAIARDGELILIDAACELDGYASDITRTFPANGRFSAAQRELYDIVLAAQQAAIDATRAGVSFDAPHEAAVRVLAQGLLDTRILGRDRYATVDDVIEQRAYARFYMHRTGHWLGMDVHDCGDYRERSGEKSGERNGERDAKKSGDASATPDGRKMPPWRTLAPSMTLTIEPGLYVRAAEDVPEKYWNIGIRIEDDAVVTATGCELLTRDVPVDADEIEALMRDAQAAQDIALAAPGAA
- a CDS encoding UbiH/UbiF/VisC/COQ6 family ubiquinone biosynthesis hydroxylase, which translates into the protein MSAAPFDFDVTIVGAGPVGLALAGWLARRSATRALSIALIDAREPEDAASDPRSIAVSQGSRMILEPLRWPAEATAIHRIHVSQRGHFGRTLIDHAEHGLPALGYVLRYGSIVHALAQVVQTTSVHWFKSTTAQPPVQEDDGVTLHIESAGPAHVSRTLRTRLLVNAEGGLFHEQQAPRRGGTRDYGQTALVGTVTVSAPQPHVAWERFTSQGPIALLPVGGVRGADYALVWCCAPEEAARRAQLPDDAFLRELGAAFGERMGRFTQIRGRAAFPLGLNTVDALVNGRVVAIGNAAQTLHPVAGQGLNLGLRDAHALADALSQHGASPLALAAFARSRAVDRRLTIGATDTLARLFTFDFPALGALRGLALTALEFVPPVKTALARQMMFGQRR